From the Girardinichthys multiradiatus isolate DD_20200921_A chromosome 22, DD_fGirMul_XY1, whole genome shotgun sequence genome, one window contains:
- the si:ch211-189a15.5 gene encoding uncharacterized protein si:ch211-189a15.5 codes for MKDETGQYEEHEVFSRQDLYGDYRSCYLQLGAEVRPCRDPGLLKRATQFLLRNPNLKDIFTVFPFYQAVTERCGDGTDSRKHLTAFIKATEMLETLCLNMFLQPWKKEIRSLKTFTGAFVYCLLPVLSGSTIQSVLASIGYLPNSDASQSEFILSTDADADRALLLGFELLLARVECYYFLDLMVEPQLGPQEWLDVLQRRKLVDPTEKQTIPEERQDNDEKNKLDKTEEPPFFDTRKSSVPQPEPRHYRINSVDQSVMELQRTYPDLAFRGRPLLPDQPQKAHPATTGSVADGTSVLSKTNLIKESKAASPTVLSGDDGCNDRNNVGVAVPSDTAGLSFKNSDETRVDDDHLSGPQAISLHITLRTGPKAESSMKRGKLHPTTESSDDTQQKSSSENVMDDKPESSSLSSTDEEQQLRALAESMGQPSVQGDEEKVKGKHVDMN; via the exons ATGAAGGACGAAACAGGACAGTATGAAGAACATGAAGTCTTCTCTCGCCAGGATCTGTACGGAGATTACAGGAGCTGTTACCTTCAACTCGGTGCTGAGGTTCGGCCGTGTCGGGACCCCGGGCTCCTGAAGAGGGCGACCCAGTTCCTGCTGAGAAACCCAAATCTGAAAGACATTTTCACGGTGTTCCCGTTCTACCAGGCTGTGACGGAGAGGTGTGGTGACGGCACCGACAGCAGGAAACACCTGACAGCCTTCATCAAAGCCACTGAAATGCTGGAGACCCTCTGCCTCAACATGTTTCTGCAACCCTGGAAGAAGGAGATCAGGTCTCTCAAG ACCTTTACAGGTGCCTTTGTATACTGTCTGTTGCCAGTTCTCAGCGGCTCCACTATTCAGTCTGTTTTGGCCTCTATCGGCTACCTGCCTAACAGTGATGCTTCACAGAG TGAGTTCATTCTTAGTACTGATGCTGATGCAGACAGAGCTTTGCTGTTGGGATTTGAGCTGCTGCTGGCCAGAGTGGAATGTTATTATTTCCTGGACCTAATGGTGGAGCCTCAACTGGGACCACAG GAGTGGTTAGATGTTCTACAGAGAAGAAAGTTGGTAGATCCCACAGAAAAGCAGACGATACCGGAAGAAAGGCAAGACAACGATGAGAAGAATAAGTTGGATAAGACAGAG GAACCTCCGTTTTTTGACACCAGGAAATCATCAGTTCCTCAGCCTGAGCCTCGACATTATCGCATCAACAGTGTAGACCAATCAGTTATGGAACTGCAGAGGACATACCCAGACCTGGCCTTCAGGGGTCGCCCTCTGCTCCCAGACCAACCCCAAAAAGCACACCCCGCCACAACTGGCAGTGTTGCGGATGGTACTTCTGTGCTTTCAAAAACAAACCTGATCAAAGAGAgtaaagctgcttctccaacaGTCCTCAGTGGAGATGATGGTTGTAATGACAGGAACAACGTTGGGGTTGCCGTCCCCTCAGATACTGCAGGCCTCAGCTTCAAGAACTCTGATGAAACCAGAGTGGATGATGATCACCTCAGTGGTCCTCAAGCCATTTCCCTTCACATCACACTGAGAACAGGACCTAAAGCAGAGTCAAGCATGAAGCGAGGAAAACTTCATCCCACCACAGAGTCTTCAGATGACACACAGCAAAAATCAA gCAGTGAAAATGTGATGGATGACAAACCGGAGTCTTCCTCCTTAAGCTCCACTGATGAAGAACAACAACTGAGAGCACTGGCAGAGAGCATGGGACAACCTTCTGTACAAGGAGATGAAGAGAAGGTGAAGGGAAAACATGTCGACATGAACTGA